A genomic region of Exiguobacterium sp. Helios contains the following coding sequences:
- a CDS encoding UDP-N-acetylmuramoyl-L-alanyl-D-glutamate--2,6-diaminopimelate ligase, with amino-acid sequence MNLAELIEVIQTQKTERMVEAVVTSLTTDSRDVKPGTLFVAIKGYTVDGHDYAKQAEAQGAVAIVSERLLDVTIPVILVRSTTRAMAELAGKFYDYPSEKMRMIGITGTNGKTTTTTIVRDVLAQLGRKTGIIGTVEVKIGDRIVPSRNTTPQSSELQAFFHQMHQEGVEDVIMEVSSHGLELGRVTGTDFDVAGFTNLTHDHLDFHKTFENYARAKGLLFAQLGQRLSDKKVAVLNADDEISQLFEMMTGARVMTYGIDQSADLMATNITQTLQETTFTMVYQEQSVELTVQFIGRFNVYNLLLATGILLSIGYSLTEISNAITQIQPAKGRMQRLPIDGYNIYVDYAHTPDGIEQCLKALVDVPKENIVFLIGTGGNRDVTKRPMMGQLASTYAGTVVITTDDPRFESYESITSGIASGMLHDQFVEIGDREEAVRYAASLARPDNIVILAGKGHEKYQIIGDEKTPLDEEVLVKEMIRQLEEKK; translated from the coding sequence TTGAATTTAGCTGAACTAATCGAAGTCATTCAGACTCAAAAAACGGAACGTATGGTAGAGGCAGTCGTGACGTCTTTAACAACCGATTCACGTGATGTGAAGCCAGGTACGTTATTTGTCGCCATTAAAGGTTATACAGTGGATGGACACGATTATGCCAAACAGGCCGAAGCACAGGGGGCTGTCGCCATCGTGTCAGAACGCTTGCTCGATGTGACGATTCCTGTCATTCTTGTCAGAAGTACGACCCGGGCGATGGCAGAACTTGCCGGTAAGTTTTATGATTATCCTTCTGAAAAGATGCGGATGATCGGAATCACCGGAACGAACGGAAAAACGACGACGACGACGATCGTCCGTGATGTCTTGGCCCAGTTGGGACGGAAAACGGGAATCATCGGTACCGTCGAAGTCAAAATTGGTGACCGGATCGTCCCGAGTCGTAATACGACACCTCAAAGTTCGGAACTGCAAGCCTTTTTCCATCAAATGCACCAAGAAGGCGTCGAAGACGTCATCATGGAAGTCTCTTCACACGGATTGGAGCTCGGACGGGTGACCGGAACAGATTTTGACGTGGCTGGATTTACGAACCTGACACACGATCATCTCGATTTCCATAAAACATTCGAGAATTATGCACGGGCAAAAGGATTGCTCTTTGCACAACTCGGGCAACGGCTATCCGATAAAAAAGTCGCAGTCTTGAATGCAGATGATGAGATCAGTCAGTTATTTGAGATGATGACGGGTGCCCGTGTCATGACATACGGGATTGATCAATCGGCCGACTTGATGGCTACAAATATTACACAAACGCTTCAGGAAACAACATTTACGATGGTTTATCAGGAACAATCGGTCGAACTGACTGTTCAATTCATCGGTCGATTCAACGTCTATAACTTACTGCTTGCCACAGGCATCCTTCTTTCAATCGGCTACAGTTTAACTGAGATTTCGAATGCGATCACTCAGATTCAGCCGGCAAAAGGTCGGATGCAACGTTTGCCGATTGACGGTTACAACATTTATGTGGACTATGCGCATACGCCGGATGGTATCGAACAATGTTTGAAAGCATTAGTTGATGTTCCAAAAGAAAATATCGTCTTTTTAATTGGAACAGGCGGAAATCGGGATGTGACCAAACGGCCGATGATGGGACAACTTGCCTCAACGTACGCGGGAACAGTCGTCATCACGACGGACGATCCCCGTTTTGAATCGTATGAGTCCATCACATCCGGAATCGCATCCGGGATGCTTCACGATCAATTCGTTGAAATCGGAGACCGGGAAGAAGCAGTCCGCTACGCAGCGAGTCTTGCTCGACCGGACAACATCGTTATTCTAGCAGGAAAAGGGCATGAAAAATATCAAATCATTGGGGATGAGAAGACACCCCTCGACGAAGAGGTACTCGTTAAAGAGATGATACGCCAATTGGAGGAAAAGAAGTGA
- the pnp gene encoding polyribonucleotide nucleotidyltransferase yields MSQTKQTFSTELGGRPLTIEIGQLAKQANGAALIRYGETAVLATVVASKQPKDLDFFPLTVNYEEKLYAAGKIPGGFLKREGRPGENAILTSRLIDRPIRPLFPDGFRHDIQVATTVLSSDEDNSPEVAAMIGASIALSISDIPFDGPIAGVTIGRVNGEFIINPTMSQAAESDIDLQVAGTKHAVNMVEAGAKEVSEEAMLEAILLGHDVIKTLIAFQEEIVAAVGQEKFAYTVSSFDETLVNRLKADALAEVTMAVQVEEKQARDLAINEVISKYIDQYAADDSITEAQLAEVSGVLNKFVKTEVRRLITEDKVRPDGRGLAEIRPLDSEIGLLPRAHGSGLFTRGQTQVLSVATLGVAGDAQIIDGLGLKAEKRFMHHYNFPPFSVGEARPMRAPGRREIGHGALGERALLPVLPSETDFPYTIRLVSEVLESNGSSSQASICGSILAMMDAGVPLKAPVAGIAMGLIKEGENYSILTDIQGMEDHLGDMDFKVAGTKDGVTALQMDMKIGGITRQILEEALEQARLGRLHILEHMNSVIAEPRVELSKYAPKIVTLKINPDKIRDVIGPGGKVINSIIDETGVKIDIDQDGTVFIASTDQDGINRARQLIEDIVREVVIGEEFDGTVRRVEKFGAFVELFKGKDALVHISELALERVGQTEDVVKLGDKLKVRVTEVDDKGRVNASHKVLLVEGMSAEDRAAYDEKKKTERDSRPPRRDTGSRPPRDGQRPPRRN; encoded by the coding sequence ATGTCACAAACAAAGCAGACGTTTTCGACCGAACTCGGTGGACGTCCATTAACAATTGAAATCGGTCAACTGGCCAAACAAGCAAACGGAGCAGCATTGATCCGTTACGGTGAGACGGCAGTCCTTGCGACGGTCGTAGCATCAAAACAACCGAAAGACTTAGATTTCTTCCCATTAACAGTGAACTATGAAGAAAAATTATATGCAGCAGGTAAGATTCCGGGTGGCTTCCTAAAACGTGAAGGACGTCCGGGCGAAAACGCGATTTTGACATCACGTTTGATTGACCGTCCGATCCGTCCCTTGTTCCCAGATGGATTCCGTCATGACATCCAAGTTGCAACGACGGTCTTATCTTCAGATGAAGACAATTCACCAGAAGTCGCAGCGATGATCGGGGCTTCCATTGCCTTGTCGATTTCAGACATTCCATTTGATGGTCCGATTGCCGGCGTGACGATTGGTCGCGTGAACGGTGAGTTCATCATCAACCCGACAATGAGTCAAGCAGCTGAAAGTGATATCGACCTTCAAGTTGCCGGAACGAAACATGCGGTCAACATGGTCGAAGCCGGAGCAAAAGAAGTGTCGGAAGAAGCGATGCTTGAAGCGATTCTTCTCGGACATGATGTCATCAAGACATTGATTGCGTTCCAAGAAGAAATCGTCGCAGCCGTTGGTCAAGAGAAATTCGCCTATACGGTTTCTTCGTTTGACGAGACACTTGTCAACCGTTTGAAAGCTGATGCACTTGCAGAAGTGACGATGGCGGTTCAAGTCGAAGAAAAACAAGCACGCGATCTTGCCATCAACGAAGTCATTTCGAAATATATCGATCAGTACGCAGCAGATGACTCGATTACGGAAGCGCAATTGGCAGAAGTATCGGGTGTCTTGAACAAATTCGTCAAAACAGAAGTACGTCGTTTGATTACAGAAGACAAAGTCCGTCCAGACGGTCGTGGTCTTGCTGAAATCCGTCCGCTTGACTCGGAAATCGGATTGTTACCACGTGCACACGGTTCAGGTTTGTTCACACGTGGTCAAACACAAGTCTTGTCTGTTGCGACGCTCGGTGTCGCAGGAGATGCGCAAATCATCGATGGACTTGGACTCAAAGCAGAAAAACGTTTCATGCACCATTATAACTTCCCGCCGTTCTCAGTCGGAGAAGCTCGTCCGATGCGTGCACCGGGTCGTCGTGAAATCGGTCACGGAGCACTCGGGGAACGTGCACTGTTACCAGTTCTTCCATCAGAAACAGATTTCCCTTACACGATTCGTCTCGTGTCAGAAGTTCTTGAATCAAACGGTTCGTCTTCACAGGCATCGATTTGTGGATCAATCCTTGCGATGATGGATGCAGGTGTGCCGCTGAAAGCACCGGTCGCCGGAATTGCAATGGGCTTGATTAAAGAAGGCGAAAACTATTCGATCCTGACAGACATTCAAGGGATGGAAGATCATCTCGGCGATATGGACTTTAAAGTCGCAGGAACTAAAGACGGAGTGACTGCTCTTCAAATGGATATGAAGATTGGCGGAATTACGCGTCAAATTTTAGAAGAGGCGCTTGAACAAGCGCGTCTCGGTCGTTTACACATCCTTGAACACATGAATTCAGTCATTGCTGAACCACGTGTCGAGTTGTCTAAATATGCACCGAAAATCGTCACATTGAAAATCAATCCGGATAAAATCCGTGATGTGATTGGACCCGGCGGTAAAGTCATCAACAGCATCATCGATGAGACGGGTGTTAAAATCGATATCGATCAAGACGGAACAGTCTTTATCGCGTCAACGGATCAAGACGGCATCAATCGTGCTCGTCAGTTGATTGAAGATATCGTCCGTGAAGTCGTCATCGGAGAAGAATTTGACGGGACAGTTCGCCGCGTCGAAAAATTCGGTGCTTTCGTTGAACTATTCAAAGGAAAAGATGCTCTTGTACACATCTCGGAATTAGCACTTGAGCGTGTTGGCCAAACTGAAGATGTCGTCAAATTAGGCGATAAATTGAAAGTTCGTGTCACAGAAGTCGATGACAAAGGACGTGTCAATGCATCGCATAAAGTATTGCTTGTTGAAGGTATGAGTGCGGAAGATCGTGCTGCATACGATGAAAAGAAAAAAACAGAGCGTGACAGCCGCCCGCCGCGTCGGGATACTGGATCTCGCCCACCACGTGACGGACAACGTCCACCGCGTCGTAACTAA
- the rpsO gene encoding 30S ribosomal protein S15, translating into MALTKERKNEIIEAYATKQGDTGSPEVQVAVLTEQITTLNDHLRTHKKDHHSRRGLLKMVGRRRNLLTYLRNKDVSRYRSLIERLGLRR; encoded by the coding sequence ATGGCACTCACTAAAGAACGTAAAAATGAAATTATCGAAGCTTATGCTACGAAACAAGGCGATACTGGTTCGCCGGAAGTACAAGTTGCTGTTTTAACTGAACAGATCACAACTTTAAACGATCACTTACGTACACACAAAAAGGATCACCACTCACGTCGTGGTCTCTTGAAAATGGTTGGTCGTCGCCGTAACTTGCTCACATACCTTCGTAACAAGGATGTTTCACGTTACCGTTCATTGATCGAGCGTCTTGGTCTTCGTCGCTAA
- a CDS encoding bifunctional riboflavin kinase/FAD synthetase, whose amino-acid sequence MDIIHLTYPEQPVEDPAVIALGFFDGVHLGHQRVLQTAIEKSRELHLPVAVMTFDPHPKQVLGNGTEQILYITPLDRKLEKMAQLGIERVYVIEFTVAFSELSPQDFVDHYLIAAGARHIVAGFDYSYGRFGAGKMATLDFHSRGRFDHTIVSEHQADDEKVSSTRIRRLLADGAVAEAALLLGEPYQTKGIVIHGDARGRQIGFPTANIRPEFAYVIPKLGVYATFVHLEDGRKFPAMTNIGRRPTFYETGEVSIETHLLAFDEDLYGQELKLEWMAYLRDEQAFDGIESLKNQLAQDKIHAMQALTV is encoded by the coding sequence ATGGACATCATTCATTTAACATATCCAGAACAACCAGTAGAAGACCCGGCTGTTATTGCACTCGGCTTTTTTGATGGCGTACATCTTGGACACCAACGTGTTTTACAAACCGCAATTGAAAAAAGCCGCGAATTACATCTGCCGGTAGCGGTCATGACGTTTGATCCTCATCCGAAACAAGTACTTGGTAACGGAACGGAACAGATTCTCTACATTACACCGCTGGACCGAAAACTCGAAAAGATGGCGCAACTTGGCATTGAACGGGTGTATGTCATTGAATTCACAGTCGCCTTTTCAGAGTTGTCACCACAAGACTTCGTTGACCACTATTTAATTGCTGCCGGAGCACGCCACATTGTTGCAGGATTTGATTATTCGTATGGACGGTTCGGGGCCGGCAAAATGGCGACGCTTGATTTCCACAGTCGTGGACGATTTGATCATACGATCGTTTCAGAACACCAAGCAGACGATGAAAAGGTCAGCTCGACACGAATTCGTCGTTTGCTCGCAGATGGCGCCGTCGCAGAGGCAGCTCTGTTGTTAGGTGAGCCGTATCAAACGAAAGGGATTGTCATTCATGGCGACGCCCGCGGTCGCCAAATTGGATTTCCGACCGCCAATATCCGCCCGGAATTTGCTTATGTCATTCCGAAACTAGGTGTCTATGCGACGTTCGTTCATCTAGAGGATGGGCGGAAATTTCCGGCAATGACGAACATCGGACGGAGACCGACGTTTTATGAGACGGGAGAAGTCAGCATCGAAACTCACCTGCTCGCATTCGACGAAGATTTATATGGACAGGAACTGAAGCTCGAATGGATGGCTTACTTACGGGACGAACAAGCATTCGATGGAATCGAGAGTTTAAAAAATCAACTTGCCCAAGATAAAATTCACGCGATGCAGGCACTAACGGTTTGA
- a CDS encoding pitrilysin family protein yields the protein MVERLVLENGVRIVSERIENARSVATGIFIKAGSRTETKEEHGISHLIEHMMFKGTKKQSAKEIAVYFDRLGGNINAFTSKDQTCYYVKTLDEHAITAFDVLADMFLESTFDEEELEKEKRVVIEEIKMYEDTPDDLVHELLAVAAYGEDVMARPILGTEESVKQLSRQMIVEYLQEAYAPEQIVISVAGHVTDELITQIKNRFSTLRTSETVRQIEEPTLKSDTLRKEKDTEQVHVCYNFRAIPSADDRLPTLALLNNAFGATMSSRLFQSIREDRGLAYSVFSYYTTFDDHGTFTIYVGTSKETLEEVETVLSTEIKQLLEHGLTTKELEDGIEQLKGSLILGNESISSHMNRNARNELHLGMHPTLEDVLAEVEQITPANVQEMIAYIFSEPPAKAYILPEIDEADLETE from the coding sequence ATGGTCGAAAGACTTGTATTAGAGAATGGGGTTCGAATCGTCAGTGAACGGATCGAGAATGCCCGGAGTGTAGCAACCGGTATTTTCATCAAAGCCGGTTCCCGGACGGAAACCAAAGAAGAACATGGCATCAGCCATTTGATTGAACACATGATGTTTAAAGGGACGAAAAAACAATCGGCAAAAGAAATTGCCGTTTATTTTGACCGCTTGGGTGGTAATATTAATGCATTCACGAGTAAAGATCAGACCTGTTATTATGTAAAGACATTGGATGAACATGCCATCACGGCGTTTGATGTCCTCGCTGACATGTTTTTGGAGTCGACGTTCGACGAAGAGGAACTGGAAAAAGAAAAGCGGGTCGTGATTGAAGAAATTAAAATGTACGAAGATACACCAGATGATTTGGTGCACGAACTGTTAGCAGTGGCCGCTTACGGGGAAGACGTCATGGCCCGACCGATTCTCGGTACGGAAGAAAGCGTCAAGCAACTGAGCCGTCAAATGATTGTAGAGTACCTGCAGGAAGCATATGCACCGGAACAAATCGTCATCTCGGTTGCAGGGCATGTGACGGATGAATTGATTACACAAATTAAAAATCGGTTCAGTACACTGCGGACAAGTGAAACCGTCCGCCAAATTGAAGAACCGACTTTGAAAAGTGACACGTTGCGGAAAGAAAAAGACACGGAACAAGTCCATGTTTGTTATAACTTCCGAGCAATCCCTTCTGCTGATGATCGTTTGCCGACGTTAGCCTTACTCAATAATGCGTTCGGAGCGACGATGTCGAGCCGCCTGTTCCAATCGATTCGCGAAGACCGTGGATTAGCCTATTCCGTCTTTTCGTACTATACGACATTCGATGATCATGGCACGTTTACGATTTATGTCGGAACATCAAAAGAAACGCTGGAAGAAGTTGAAACCGTTCTTTCAACGGAAATCAAACAACTGCTCGAACATGGTCTGACGACGAAAGAGCTAGAAGATGGAATCGAGCAGTTAAAAGGATCGTTGATTTTAGGAAATGAGAGTATATCCAGTCATATGAACCGTAATGCCCGGAATGAACTCCATTTAGGAATGCATCCGACGCTAGAAGATGTACTGGCAGAAGTGGAACAGATTACGCCTGCTAACGTTCAGGAAATGATTGCGTATATCTTTAGTGAACCACCGGCTAAAGCTTACATCTTGCCGGAAATCGATGAGGCAGACCTTGAAACCGAGTGA
- a CDS encoding lipid II:glycine glycyltransferase FemX encodes MTYQQLEIEQAQFEQFVKTHPKGDLLQLPAWGSVKAATGWTHERIAVGTSTGQLVGVALLLFKKVPKLPFTLCYAPRGFVVDYTDQSAVAALRDAAIRVAKKRKAITIKLDPNVDRTEYPNLLQEMKELGFKHNGFGGGFDYAQPRFTMETSLEGSEKEIFDRFHSKFRYNVRLAERKGIVCYEASREELKTFANLMVETGERDGFSIRGLDYFENLYDHLRPTGDAALFLTKLDVVRALENTEAALLQADKELTKIHRQLEKETVEKKINSLNNRLEQTTAQIEKAEKSKTELMAIAAKHPNGVILSGGLLTLAGRRSYYLYGASSNEYREFMPNHLMQWTMMRHAKAHGAISYDFGGVSGSTDPDDHYAGLYAFKSGWGSEMIEKIGEFDYVLNKPLYLLLETGLPILQKIRKKLRR; translated from the coding sequence GTGACTTATCAACAACTTGAAATTGAACAGGCGCAGTTTGAACAGTTTGTAAAAACCCACCCGAAAGGAGATCTTCTCCAGTTACCTGCTTGGGGATCCGTCAAGGCAGCAACTGGCTGGACGCATGAACGGATTGCGGTCGGAACGTCAACCGGTCAGCTGGTCGGGGTCGCATTGTTATTGTTTAAAAAAGTTCCGAAATTACCGTTTACGTTATGTTATGCTCCACGCGGATTTGTCGTTGATTATACAGATCAGTCAGCCGTTGCGGCATTACGGGATGCGGCGATTCGAGTCGCAAAAAAACGAAAAGCGATTACGATTAAACTCGATCCGAACGTCGACCGGACGGAATATCCAAACTTGCTTCAAGAAATGAAGGAACTCGGATTTAAGCACAACGGATTCGGAGGCGGATTTGATTATGCGCAACCGCGCTTTACGATGGAGACGAGTCTTGAAGGGTCGGAAAAAGAAATCTTTGACCGTTTCCATTCCAAGTTTCGTTATAATGTCCGTTTGGCTGAACGAAAAGGGATTGTTTGTTACGAAGCATCGCGGGAAGAGTTAAAAACATTTGCGAACCTGATGGTCGAAACAGGAGAACGTGATGGGTTTTCGATTCGCGGTCTCGATTACTTTGAAAATCTTTACGATCATCTTCGTCCGACTGGAGATGCGGCATTGTTTTTAACTAAACTGGATGTCGTTCGGGCGCTTGAAAATACGGAAGCAGCCTTATTACAAGCAGATAAGGAGTTAACGAAAATCCACCGTCAGCTGGAAAAAGAAACGGTCGAAAAAAAAATCAACAGTTTGAATAATCGACTCGAACAGACGACTGCTCAGATTGAAAAGGCAGAGAAATCGAAAACTGAACTGATGGCGATTGCGGCAAAACATCCAAACGGAGTGATTCTTTCAGGCGGTTTGTTGACGCTTGCCGGTCGCCGGTCGTATTACCTATACGGTGCCTCGTCAAACGAATACCGTGAATTCATGCCGAACCACTTGATGCAATGGACGATGATGCGTCATGCGAAAGCGCACGGAGCCATTTCATATGACTTTGGCGGTGTGAGTGGATCAACGGATCCGGACGATCATTATGCGGGTCTCTATGCCTTTAAGTCAGGTTGGGGCAGTGAAATGATTGAAAAAATCGGAGAGTTCGACTATGTCCTGAACAAGCCGTTATATCTGTTGCTTGAAACAGGATTGCCGATTCTTCAAAAAATTCGGAAGAAGTTACGCCGCTAA